CTCAACGACAGCGTCGGCACCTCGTGGCAGACCGCTCCCCTGGCCTCCGACCTGCACCTCATGGGTCCGATCAACGCCCAGCTGTTCACCTCGTCGTCGCGGCCGGACGCGATGCTCTCGGTGCACATCGAGGACGTCGCCCCCGACGGGCACGTCGAGCGGCTCACCGGCGGCTGGCAGGTGCTCAGCCACCGGGCGCTCGACCTGAGCCGGTCGCGCACCCTCGACGGTCGCCTGATCCAGCCCTACCACCCGTTCACCGAGGCCACCCAGGTGCCGATGGAGACCGGCAAGGTGGCTCGCATCGACGTCGAGGTCTTCCCGACCGGAGCCGTGCTGCGCAAGGGCCACCGGCTGCGGGTCACGGTCCAGCAGTACGACGTCCCGCACCTGCTCGCCCCGCTGCCGCAGGTGGTCGACTCGCTCGGGTCCGTGGTGACGATCCACCACTCGAGGACCTACCCGAGCCGCCTGGTGCTGCCGGTCCGCGGGTGACAGTTTCACTAGGTACCTAGTGACACTGTCACTTCCCGAGCGAAGTTTCGCTCGGGGAGTGCCAGCTTCACCGCGGATCCTCGGGGGACTCGGGCAACGGGGGCAGCGTTTCGAAGGCGTCGGCCAGCTCGGTCAGGTCGGTCCGATAGACGCTGATCCGGCAGCCCAGCCGGTTGGGCTTCCACGTGATGCCCTCCTCGGCCCAGTGGACCGCGGCCTCCTCGCGCAGGTGCGGCGGGAAGTCGCCGGAGTGGTTGGTCACCCGCCACCACGCGACCCCTGAGCCGTGGACCGCCATGATCCGGCCCACGTGGCGGGGCGAGGTGCCGACCAGCTCCGCGAGGTCGCCGTACGACGCGACGCTGCCGGGCGGGATGAGCTCGGCAGCGCGCAGCACCAGCTCGGCCATCCGTTCGTCCACGCGGACATCGTGCCGCACGCCAACGGGGTCGGTCGCGGGCACCCCAGTGCCTGCAAACCGACCCCGCAGGGACCCTCAGCTCCAGTAGACGACCACCTTGTCGCCGAGGCTCACCTGGTCGAACAGCCACGCGACCTTGTCGTGGTCGCGGGTGTTGACGCAGCCGTGCGAGGCGCCGTCGTAGCCGTGGGCGGCGAAGTCGGGCGAGTAGTGCACGGCCTGCCCGCGGCTGAAGAACATCGCGAACGGCATCGAGGTGTCATAGAGCGAGGAGACGTGGTCACGGCTCTTGCGCTCGACGTGGAACAGGCCCTCGCGGGTGCGGTGGCCCTCGCCGCCGAAGCGGGCGTCCATCGTGAGCCTCACCTTGCCGTCGACGACCCAGCGCAGGCTCGAGCTGGACTTGTCGACGCAGATCGCGTGCCCGGTCAGGCAGCGCGGGTCGAGGGCGGCACCGTCGGCCGGGTCCGGCTTCGCGTTGGTCAGCTCGGCCGTGGTCGGCTCGTGCGACATCTCGACCAGGCGGTCCAGGGTGCGCCGGTCGACCGCACCGGTGACGGGGAACCCGCGCTTGGCCTGGAAGCCCCGCACGGCCGCCTCCGTCCGCTCGCCGTAGTGGTCGGTCACGTCGCCGTCGAACCACGCGATCTGGCGCAGCCGTGCCTGCACCTCGCGCACCTGGGGTCCGTCGTCACCGGGTCCGATGATCGTCGGTCCGGGCTCCATGACGGGCTTCGGTGCCGGTCGCGGCGCGGGCCGAGGGGTCGGGGCCGGGGTCAGGGTCGGCGCCACGGTCGGCGTCGGCGCCACGGTCGGCGTCGGCGTCGGCGTCGGCGTCGGCGTCGCGCTCGCCACACGTGGGGTCCGCGGCGGCGCGGGGTCGGGCGACGCGGCGTACGTCGGGGTGGCGACGCGCACGGGGTCGGAGGCCGCTCCGGGGAGGAGCTGCCAGGCGCCGGCACCGGTGACACCGGTCACGACGGTCAGGACGGCGAAGGCACGCAGGCTGGTGTTCATGGTCGTTTCCTCGTCTCAGGAGTTCTTGTCACGAAGACGCCTGGGACGGGGCGGAGGTTGCATCGGACGTGCGACGAGTCCTGCGCCGTTCTCCAGCCCGGCCGCCGTACGCCGGGCGTAGGCTCGTCGCATGGCGACTGCCCGTCGTGCGGTGAGCGAGACCCTGCGTGCCCTGCCCGTGCCGCTCGCCTACGCCCTCGTCGCGGCGACCGTCTCCGGCACCGTCGGCGGCGGGGTCGGGCTGGTCCTCGGGCTGAGGGCCTACGTCCCGACGGCGTGGTTCGCCGTGCTGGAGGTGGGCCTCCCCGCTGCCGTGCTCGGCGCGGTCCTCGGGTTGGTCGCCGGATCGTTGGCGGCGCGGGGCTCGTCCTGACCCCGGACGCGTCGTGCGGCTCGGCCCCGCTGCAGAACGACGACTAGACCGAGCGGGACTGCCCCTCCCAGAACTGCGCGCGCAGCGCCTTCTTGTCGGGCTTGCCCAGAGCCGTGAGCGGCAGCTGCTCGGCCACGACGACCTGCTTGGGCGCCTGCACCGAACCCTTGCGCTCCTTGACCAGGTCCTGGATCTCGCGGGTCAGCGTCTCGTGGTCGACGGAGGCGTCGGAGCGGAGCACGACCACGGCGGTGACGGCCTCACCCCAGCGCTCGTCCGGCGTGCCGATGACGCCCACCTGCGCGACCGCCGGGTGCGTGGCGACGACGTCCTCGACCTCGCGCGGGAACACGTTGAAGCCGCCGGTGACGATCATGTCCTTGGTGCGGTCGATGATGTACCAGAAGCCGTCCTCGTCCTCCCGCGCGACGTCGCCGGTGTGCAGCCACCCCTCGCGGAAGGTCTCGGCGGTCTCGTCGGGCAGGTTCCAGTAGCCGCCCGCGAGCAGGGGCCCCGCGACACAGATCTCGCCGGGTTCGCCTTGTGGCACAGGGTTTCCGTCCTCACCGAGCAGCGCGGCGCGCAGGAAGGCCGACGGGCGGCCGCATGACGACAGCCGCTCGGGGTGCTGGGCGGGGTCGTGGTCGCCGCGCGCGAGATAGCTGATCACCATCGGCGACTCGGACTGGCCGTAGTACTGCGCGAAGATCAGGCCGAACCGCTCGACCGCCTCGGCCAGCCGGACCGGGTTGATCGCGGCGGCGCCGTAGTAGACCGTCTCCAGCGACGACAGGTCGCGGGTGTGGCTGTCGGGGTGGTCCATCAGCGCGTAGAGCATCGACGGCACCAGCATCGTCGCGGTGATCCGCTGCTCCTCGATCGTGCGCAGCACCTCGGCGGGGTCGAACCGCGGGAGCACGTAGAGCGAGCCCCCCTTGAGCACGGTCGGCACGAAGAACGCGGCGCCGGCGTGCGAGAGCGGCGTGCACATGAGGAAGCGCGGCGACTCCGGCCACTCCCACTCGCTCATCTGGATCTGCGTCATCGTCGCCATCGTGCGCGCGGTGCCGATGACGCCCTTGGGCTTGCCGGTCGTGCCGCCGGTGTAGGCGATCGACACGATGTGGTCCGGCGGGAGCACGGCCGCCTCGAGCGGCTGCGGCGCGAAGCCGGCAGCGGTCTCGGCGAGGTCGGTGCCGACGTGGGCCAGCTCGTCCGGGACGGGCCCGATCGTGAGCACCTGCTTGAGGCCGGGGACCTTGTCGAGCAGCCCGAGCGCGCGCTCCACGAACATCGGGACCGGGTCGATGATCAGCGTCGTGATCTCGGCGTCCTGCAGGACGTAGGCGTGGTCGTCGAGCGAGCCGAGCGGGTGCAGCGAGGTGCGCCGGTAGCCCTGGGTCTGGCCGGCGCCGAGGATGAACAGCACCTCGGGCCGGTTGAGCGCGAGCAGCGCGGCGGGCGCGCCCTGGCCGGCGCCGAGGGACTCGAAGGCCTGGACGTACTGGCTGATCCGCTCCGCGGTCTCGCGCCCGGTCAGCGTGGTGTCGCCGAGGAACATCACGGGCTTGTCCGCGTGCCGCTTGAGCGCGGCGACCATCAGGTGGCCGTTGTGGGTCCCCGTCAGCAGGTTCTCGTTGCCCATCGGGCCAGACTAGAACGTGTTCTATTCCTGGGCAACGGGCTGCGCCAGCAGGGTGCGCGTCCACAGGTCGGTCAGTGCCCGGGAGTACGCCGCCGCATCGCGCCCGCGGCTGGTGTAGGCGTCGAACCACTCGGGGCTGTTGGTCGACCACACGAGGTCGGCCACGTCCTGGTCGGTCAGGTCCTCCCGAAGCTCGCCGGTCGCCCGCAGGTCCGCGGCGAACAGCAGCATGTTGGCGGCCCGTCGCTCGTTCACGTGGTCCCACGTGGCGCGGCAGTCCGGGTCCGTCAGCCCGGCGTCGCGCAGCGCGAGGAGCAGGGGTGCGACGGTGGGCATCAGCCGCCCGAGCGCGTCCGCATAGGTCCGGATCTTGTCGCCACCGTCCCGCGCGGCCCGGACGCTCCTCACGTAGTCGCGCTCCTCGGCCGGCTCGGGCCGCGACGAGCTCGCGAGGACCATGTCGACCACGGTCAGGAGCAGCCGCGGCTTGCGTCCCGCGCTCGCGTAGACGGTGTCGACCGAGACCCCGGCCCGCTCCGCGACCTCGGCGACCGACGTGCCGGCGTACCCCTGCGAGACGAAGAGGTTCTTCGCCGCCGCGAGCACGCGGTCGCGGGTCTGCTCGGCGGCCGCCCGACGCGCGGAGGCGTCGTACCTCCGGGTCTTGCTCGGCACGGGCATGAGGCCTACCGTAGCCATATTCATCCGAAGCCGCTTCGGATCAAAGCAGGAGGCCGCCATGGGCGAGCAGCGTGTCGTGATGCACGAGCCGGGCACCGGGCGTGGGACCTGGGCGATGGGGTCGCTCTTCGAGCACCTCCTGGAGGCCGACGACAGCGGTGGGCGCCTCGGGATCGCGGTCGTCACGCAGCCCGGTGGCATCGCCACTCCCCTGCACCGGCACACCCACGAGGCGGAGGCGTTCTACCTCCTCGACGGGTCGCTGACCTACCGCGCGGGTGACGAGACCTACGAGCTCTACGCCGGGTGTTTCATCTACCTGCCGCAGGGGCTCCCCCACGCGTTCCGCACGCGCGGGGACGGCGCGCGCTATCTCGCGCTCACCGAGCCCGGTCGCCTGCTCCACCTGTACGACGAGGTGGGCATCCCCGCGGCCGAGATGCGCCTGCCGGGCGAGGACGGGCAACCGATCGAGGTCGAGATCCCGAGGTGGAACGAGGTGGGCCCGCGCTACGGCCTCGAGGTGGTCGGCCCACCGATCCCGGAGTGATCCAGCAGCGAGGCGTCAGCCGAGGACGACGCGGGAGACGTGGGCGATCTCCTCGGCGCTGCGGCACGAGAGCACGAGCGTGGTGACGCCCGAGGCCTCCCACTCCTTGATCTTGGCCCTCACGTGCTCCTCGTCGCCGATGATGTGGAGCGCGTGCACGAGCTCGTCGGGGATGAGCGCGGCCGCCTCGTCCTTCTGGCCGGACAGGAACAGCCGCTGCACCTCGCCGGTGAGGTCGGCGTAGCCCATCCGGTCGAAGACGTTCTTGTGGAAGTTCTGCTCCTTGGCGCCCATGCCGCCCATGTAGAGCGCGGTGACCGGCTTGAGGAAGTCGACGACCGGCTGCGGGTCGTCGGTGATCTCGAGGTGGCAGGTCGCGGCGATCTCGAAGGTCTCACGGGTGTGGCGAGCGCCGGGGCGGGCGAACCCCTCGTCCAGCCAAGGCTGGTACATCTCCGCGCTGGCCGGCGTGTAGAAGATCGGGATCCAGCCGTCGGCGATCTCGGCGGTCTGCGCGACGTTCTTGGGCCCCTCGGCGCCGAGCCAGATCGGCACGTCGGCGCGCAGCGGGTGGACGATCGGCTTGAGCGGCTTGCCGAGCCCGACCGAACCCTCCCCGTGGAAGGGCAGCGGGTAGTGCGGGCCGTCGTTGGTCACCGGCGCCTCGCGGGCCAGCACCTTGCGGATGATCTCGACGACCTCGCGGGTGCGGGCGAGCGGCTTGCCGAAGGGCTGGCCGTACCACCCCTCCACGACCTGGGGGCCGCTCACGCCCATGCCGAGGATCATGCGGCCCTTCGACAGGTGGTCGAGCGTCATCACGTGCATCGCGATCGAGGTCGGCGTGCGCCCGGACATCTGCACGATCGAGGTCCCGAGCTTCACGCGCGACGTCTCGCGGCCGAACCACGCCAGCGGCGTGAACGCGTCGGAGCCCCACGCCTCGGCGGTGAAGATCGCGTCGAAGCCGTGGGCCTCGGCCGCCTGCACGAGCTCGTCGTGGTTGGTGGGGGGCTGAGCGCCCCAGTAGCCCAGCTGCAGACCAAGTTTCATGCCCGCCACCCTCCCACAACCGGCGCTGGGTCAGCCCGGGGGCGACTGCCGGACGAGGCCACTCTCGTAGGCGAAGATCACGGCCTGCACCCGGTCACGCACCTCCAGCTTCATCAGGACCCTGCCGACGTGCGTCTTCACCGTCGTCTCGGAGACCACGAGCTCCCGAGCGATCTCGGCGTTGGTCAGACCTCGCGCCAGCAGGCTCAACGTCTCCCGCTCGCGCGCCGTCAGGCTGTCGAGCTGCCGCTCCACCTGAGGGCCAGGTGCCTGCGGCCGCCGCACGAACGACTCGATCATGCGTCGGGTGATCGTCGGAGCCAGCAGGGCCTCTCCGGCGTGCACCGCGCGCACGCCGGCGACCATGCGCTCCGGCTCCGCGTCCTTGAGCAGGAACCCGCTGGCACCTGCCTGCAAGGCCTCGTAGACGTACTCGTCCATGTCGAAGGTGGTCAGCATGATCACCTTGGTGTGGTCGCCGGCCTCCTCGGTGATCTGCTGGGTGGCCCGGATGCCGTCCATCCCCGGCATCCGCACGTCCATCAGGACGATGTCCGGCTGCAGCTCCCTGGCCCGGGCGACCGCGTCGACGCCGTCGACCGCCTCCCCCACCACCTCCACGCCCTCCTCGATCTCCAGGATCATCCGGAAGCCGCGGCGCACCAGGGCCTGGTCGTCCGCGATGAGGACGCCGATCACGGCTGCTCCGCGGCGACGTCAGGAGGGGCGGTGGCGCGGTCCAGCGGGATCGTCGCCTCCAGGAGGAACCCACCTGAGGCGCCCGGCCCCACCGTGAGCCGACCGCCGTAGACCGAGACGCGCTCGCGCATGCCGAGCAGGCCGCTGCCCGCCTCGGCCCCGGTGCCCGGGATCGCGCCGTCGTCGCGCACGGCGAGCTCGATGGACGTGTCGCCATAGCTGATGGCCACCTCCACCGTCGTCGGCCGCGCCGCGTGACGCAGCGTGTTGGTGAGGCCTTCCTGGATCAGTCGGTACGCCGTGAGGTCGAGTCCCGGGGCCAGCGGGCGGGCCGTCCCGGTGACGTCCAGCCGCACCGGCAGCCCGGCGACCCGGAACTTCCCCACCAGCCGGTCCAGCTGGTCGAGCCCCGGCGGGGGCTCGCGGTCAGGCTCCTCGCCCTGCCGCAGGACGCCGACCATGCGACGCATCTCGGTCAGCGCCTCCCGCCCGACCGCCTCCACCGTCTCCAGCGCCTGCCGCTCGACGTCCTGCTCGGGAGTCAGCCGG
This genomic window from Nocardioides marmoribigeumensis contains:
- a CDS encoding TetR/AcrR family transcriptional regulator; protein product: MPVPSKTRRYDASARRAAAEQTRDRVLAAAKNLFVSQGYAGTSVAEVAERAGVSVDTVYASAGRKPRLLLTVVDMVLASSSRPEPAEERDYVRSVRAARDGGDKIRTYADALGRLMPTVAPLLLALRDAGLTDPDCRATWDHVNERRAANMLLFAADLRATGELREDLTDQDVADLVWSTNSPEWFDAYTSRGRDAAAYSRALTDLWTRTLLAQPVAQE
- a CDS encoding LLM class F420-dependent oxidoreductase, whose product is MKLGLQLGYWGAQPPTNHDELVQAAEAHGFDAIFTAEAWGSDAFTPLAWFGRETSRVKLGTSIVQMSGRTPTSIAMHVMTLDHLSKGRMILGMGVSGPQVVEGWYGQPFGKPLARTREVVEIIRKVLAREAPVTNDGPHYPLPFHGEGSVGLGKPLKPIVHPLRADVPIWLGAEGPKNVAQTAEIADGWIPIFYTPASAEMYQPWLDEGFARPGARHTRETFEIAATCHLEITDDPQPVVDFLKPVTALYMGGMGAKEQNFHKNVFDRMGYADLTGEVQRLFLSGQKDEAAALIPDELVHALHIIGDEEHVRAKIKEWEASGVTTLVLSCRSAEEIAHVSRVVLG
- a CDS encoding L,D-transpeptidase family protein; this encodes MNTSLRAFAVLTVVTGVTGAGAWQLLPGAASDPVRVATPTYAASPDPAPPRTPRVASATPTPTPTPTPTVAPTPTVAPTLTPAPTPRPAPRPAPKPVMEPGPTIIGPGDDGPQVREVQARLRQIAWFDGDVTDHYGERTEAAVRGFQAKRGFPVTGAVDRRTLDRLVEMSHEPTTAELTNAKPDPADGAALDPRCLTGHAICVDKSSSSLRWVVDGKVRLTMDARFGGEGHRTREGLFHVERKSRDHVSSLYDTSMPFAMFFSRGQAVHYSPDFAAHGYDGASHGCVNTRDHDKVAWLFDQVSLGDKVVVYWS
- a CDS encoding response regulator transcription factor; translation: MIGVLIADDQALVRRGFRMILEIEEGVEVVGEAVDGVDAVARARELQPDIVLMDVRMPGMDGIRATQQITEEAGDHTKVIMLTTFDMDEYVYEALQAGASGFLLKDAEPERMVAGVRAVHAGEALLAPTITRRMIESFVRRPQAPGPQVERQLDSLTARERETLSLLARGLTNAEIARELVVSETTVKTHVGRVLMKLEVRDRVQAVIFAYESGLVRQSPPG
- a CDS encoding cupin domain-containing protein, whose amino-acid sequence is MGEQRVVMHEPGTGRGTWAMGSLFEHLLEADDSGGRLGIAVVTQPGGIATPLHRHTHEAEAFYLLDGSLTYRAGDETYELYAGCFIYLPQGLPHAFRTRGDGARYLALTEPGRLLHLYDEVGIPAAEMRLPGEDGQPIEVEIPRWNEVGPRYGLEVVGPPIPE
- a CDS encoding MGMT family protein, with translation MDERMAELVLRAAELIPPGSVASYGDLAELVGTSPRHVGRIMAVHGSGVAWWRVTNHSGDFPPHLREEAAVHWAEEGITWKPNRLGCRISVYRTDLTELADAFETLPPLPESPEDPR
- the fadD8 gene encoding fatty-acid--CoA ligase FadD8, producing the protein MGNENLLTGTHNGHLMVAALKRHADKPVMFLGDTTLTGRETAERISQYVQAFESLGAGQGAPAALLALNRPEVLFILGAGQTQGYRRTSLHPLGSLDDHAYVLQDAEITTLIIDPVPMFVERALGLLDKVPGLKQVLTIGPVPDELAHVGTDLAETAAGFAPQPLEAAVLPPDHIVSIAYTGGTTGKPKGVIGTARTMATMTQIQMSEWEWPESPRFLMCTPLSHAGAAFFVPTVLKGGSLYVLPRFDPAEVLRTIEEQRITATMLVPSMLYALMDHPDSHTRDLSSLETVYYGAAAINPVRLAEAVERFGLIFAQYYGQSESPMVISYLARGDHDPAQHPERLSSCGRPSAFLRAALLGEDGNPVPQGEPGEICVAGPLLAGGYWNLPDETAETFREGWLHTGDVAREDEDGFWYIIDRTKDMIVTGGFNVFPREVEDVVATHPAVAQVGVIGTPDERWGEAVTAVVVLRSDASVDHETLTREIQDLVKERKGSVQAPKQVVVAEQLPLTALGKPDKKALRAQFWEGQSRSV